taaatccgccattttgtttgccatgaaacatttttcttactTAATGTTcgcatgaaacgaaattacgtctTCCCCCTTGAGCTACGTGGTCAAAAATCACCAGTTAAAAAAATCGCCAAAATATCgctgaaatgtttttgttttctgttaTCATATTTGCAATTTTGGAAGGTGATTATTTTCACCTCCCATAGTTATCACTCAGGTGCCTTTTTGCGTGAGCCGATTTGATCAATTTAATACGGTGCGAGCTAAATAGTTTCAATTCTTAAAGTGCatagttttaacattattttcacattttatgtCAACCAAAGTTGTATTCGTACgtaattgaattttgatatcCAATTAATATGCTGAATTATTGTAGATATCGTAAAATTGCGCGTTCTAAAAACACAATACTTTTTCAGCATTTTAAACGGCTCTGTTGCGATTTTGGCGAATGCGCCGACTTAATGCTATGCAaggttttaatattattattactttacTCACCATCTTGTATTACTTTCTCCTCAACAAAGGTCATTTAGGAATGTATACTTTAATGGAACTAGTTGATATATCGTACATGTCAGCATATTGAACAGTAAGAACGGATAATGCTCTGAGaatctaaacattattttcaactaTTGTGAATCCATCAACCAACTTTATATCACTTGAATATAACTAGTcaattaatttcatgttttggcaatactatttattatgaaatacataaacaaatattcacaataCGCCCGTGTAAGCTCATATGCTTAATTACTAGCATGACGTGATATACGATTGGTAAATGAAtgttggtgggggggggggagagataattatttataattacgcagaaaatgtgttgacttgAATACTCTGCCTTATTTTACCAAatacaaattgtcaaaacgtcctCAGCAAATATTGGATGTcgtttttttaactttacaCAAACTTGCGGACTGAAAGCAGTCCTTATATACTAGTGCATATAGGTTTATCTTTTTCTGTGATGAAACTAGCTTGCAATAACAAATCATCAACTTATATTACCTGTTCTTAGGTAACGTAGGCACCTATCGTTTACAGTTTGAGGCCActcgaaatatattttattgcctgTGAACAAAATTGTACACTAAGTAAAACCATGCTTGTCTCCCTCCAACCTTTCATTCTCGTTTGTGGTGATGAGTGAAATGGGGTGGATTTTCTGGTGGGGATGAGTCCCAGAATGAAACATTGTGCACATAGATTGAGGAAAAACTACGTGGCAATGTATGGAGAGGCTTGGTTTGAAAAATTGGCCGGTTGgcttgtgctgttctatgtttcttgtttgtgtttttgtgttctatgtctttggtgtttgcccattgccactaaaccgggtttatgttttaactttttgctactgagcatgtttctgtagctttttgcatatatattgttgaaGTTATGGAATAATTCGCCAAGCaaccatgtatattttttgtatcattAACTTATCACGCGCGAGTATAATAAGACATTTTGATGCATACTGTACAGTAATAATAATTCCACCTTATCCCTTATCTTATATTTAGTTATATCTCTCAGTTGATGCGACGGGGAGTAACCACTGCAGTGAATGAGACATAATCTTGAACCATGTTAGTATAAAGTAAcctttttaaacttttgttgAGTGCTCCTTTTAAGTCGGTTAAATATGTATGTGTCAgtgaaaatattatgtaaagCCTATAATGTTCTAAATGTTCAACATATAATAATTTCTAGGACCAGGGAAACAACGTAAAAAGAATCAAAATGTCCTTCTGTTCTTGGGGTGGCGGTGAGAAGTACAAAgatcattttgaaaaaggtaCTAAACGACATTAGTTATTTAGTGAGATACTGTTTTATGACGCTGTTTTATGCTCAGTGCACAGGTACTTGACACACACTTTCTTAATGTTCTAAACGGCTATATACTATAATatctaaaaatacatatataggtcgattttgtaaaatatttgattatgtgaCTAGCGCCTGTGGCTCAGTGCTAGGAGTCCTAATGACGATTCCTTAACtcttcaattgtttttattattttgttagttTAAAACCAGTGTCCTATATAGGCTACTAAACGCATTAATTGAATCTTGTCTGTGTAATTAAGACACTTGAATAAGTCTTGAAAAAAGCAGTCTCTTCAaacatgtattgatatattAGTTTAACTttctgcatatatataaattggaGTCGGGTCAAAAAGGCCCAGTTCCAGAAggctgtcagacttttcaaccccaagacttttcaacccctttgtcatttgtgaaatcaaagacttttcaacccctttgtcatttcaacccctaaaagtgctaagacttttcaaccccaccttaaacaaagacttttcaacccctaataaacgaagacttttcaacccctaaacttctcacctttttaagaaaataactacaacagtaaacaatttattttaaaatttcttttaaaaatcaagaatatattaagactaaaaatataacaaacaaaaaatatgtaatacatacaaaatatacatacttaaaacacatgataatacaataattcattaaatatttacattgaaataagtaaaaaaaatgctcgACTGTCCATTTAGCTATTTAATCAATTAGCCATAAATCTATCTTATCTCCCTAGGAAATCCTCACAATATATTATGTGCATGGTACTGCTCCatcaattaattgaaacagcgtttgtatttcttttagttttttaaaacactttttttaaaacattttgtcatcaataaaaaaggcaataaaatgagttgaactttaaataaaattcttcataatatttcaaaatatcatgatttagcagacaatgtttaagatatacaaaagtatacattgaattcaaagatgttaaaaatgtattataaattgagtttcaaatgctttcaaattacataagtgtaacataagattttattaactttttttatttctcggtttaaaaaaaataaggacattctattataaagtggtatatatgtaaaaaaaaatgctataagcATTATATTGTCTTTTCatatatgcaattaaagaatgCAACGAATGGGCAACATGTGTGACATGGTCATAAATTCGTGAGGGATTAAGGGGCTTCATAACACCTTTAATTGAGGTAATAGTAACTTGAAAGTGACAGTTAATTAAGGTTCTAATATCATGGCCATCATTCCAAACTGTGGCCAGCTTGatacattttgtgtataattttcgggatttaaaatcaaaccaaaaatatatattatttatttatacccgCAAACTCTGAATTTTTAGATAATACATTATCaagaattaaaatcaaactgtactgaaatagcaataTGGTACTACAAAAAAACTTCCActgttgaccttttttaaaagcaatgaaagttttataaatgttcaagtttTTTATTGGCATTCTACAGGCACAAAAAGGAGAATGTTCCGTAAATTCttctttgcattcattttcttttgcaattattcaaatttgttatttaaagaacacaattatggtaataacattgtacataatatatgtgaatTCGCTGAGATATGTAATATCCTcagaataatacaacaattgcaTGTTCGAAGTAACCAGGCACCAAAATCTTACTTTACCGTACCATATTAATGTtcggaatattattttgaaaaaacctAACCATCAAGTGCTTAGTAAATCAAGGCAAAGCCTTtgtaaatttcatccaatacTTTGGAGAAAAGTGTAACAAATAAGCCAAACAAATCtctaattgtatttcaataacaattggttaagtttcttgcaaaaacaatgaaacagaCAACACCtggctgacaaaaataattggggttgaaaagtctttgatataggggttgaaaagtcttccatatggctatcaaaatatttcaactaggggttgaaaagtctttgatttaggggttgaaaagtccaaacaggtaggggttgaaaagtctaagggttgaaaaatcttcgttttgagaaggggttgaaaagtcttggggttgaaaagtcctgctcccTGGCCTGGCCTGGTCCAAAATGGCCTACTTTTAAATCAAAGGAAACACCTGTACTGTGTTTGAGGGTATTGTACTGTGATAGAATATATACAGTACACGTGTAGGAtatattaaagttgtttgtaaatTGGAAGTTTGGCTGTGGGTTTGAAAATGAGCGCTTAAATTTAGGTGATGGcgaatcaatgtttttttttattcaataataacaaacatgttctttattctcttaagttaaataataattgtgctTTATTTCATagcaaatttaatttattaaaaaaatatttgtctgcTTTAATTGCTTTTATGTCGACTATTTTCACATATGGTGTATTGCATTATGAATTATGtattaccatgttttatgcccatatcattgaatttatttatatagtgcTTTTGTTATATCCATGTGCTTTGTATCATGTGCTTTATTATTAACATCAAGTATTTGTACTGTAACATGTgttgttaatttattgatttgtaataaatttcataatattCATGCATCTCTTGTATTTATGTTACTATCATAAACTAGCTACTATATTAATTGTCATGAAGCTTAAAGTTTAAGTCAATTTCTAACAgctaaataaacatctttaacaGTATAGCAAATGTGTGAAGTCTTGCATCAAAATGGcgataattactagttattATCACCTTTCAGGCAGTGTGCCATCACACAATAGCCAcgatataatacatatgtggttCACTTGGTCCTGAAATGGTACACTTAGCAACTGGTTCACTTGTGAAATGATTCACTTTGTCCTGCACCCTTTAGAAGAACATAAATTTCAATAGATGTTTTAGTATGTCAATAGTCTGTTCTGTATACCAAGTTACTAAGTAAGGTAAATTTTCTGTTGACATATTAACCTCATATTACAGGAGTGTACGCCTGTTCAAACTGTGGAACTGAACTGTTTCATAGCGCCAGCAAATATAATCACCACACACCATGGCCTGCCTTTAATGCCACAATTACTCCTGACTGCCTCTCAAAAGTGCCTGAGTCTACAAATGCAATCAAGGTTAGTTGCAtgaaatttgacattttaaagcattttgtcAAACACTAGGTAGTGACTGCTTCATTTAAAAAGACTAGGTAAAAACATGTATCTGATggtttctttaattttaaaggaTAGCATGGAATTTTCAATAAACTATGTTATAGATGTAAAATAAGTTTAAGATATGATTTGTGTccatgtttcatttcttttgaaaaaattaatgtaattataatgatcacataaacttttgttttgtgtgaATGGTGATGTAAACCCTTTTCAAAGTGTTCATTTCACATTTAAGATTTCCTGTGCCAAGTGTGGAAATGGTTTAGGACATGAGTTCTTAGGTGATGGACCAAAGAAAGGACAAAGTCGCTTCTGAATATTCAGTGCCTCGTTAAAGTTTGTTGAGAAATAAGATTGTCTGGTAAGAACCAAGTTTATTTGgtgcaacatttatttatttttgttgcttcattttttccattataaattattttaaaatacatggtCTAGAGTACACTGCTCTTGAAGTATTTCcatgatattaaatgattgggaagttaaaaaaaatatttgaacataaaaatatcaaatgttgtAAACTGCTTTTAAATTGGCACACACTAATTTCAATGTAATCTACATCAATGGTAGAAAATTGATGTACTTCATCAAACGCTAGTTCTTAATTTCTGGTATCCATGATAAGACATGGTTACTTGACTGGTCAAAACTTccacatttgaaaataaaaatctaatTTATGTggtattaaacaaacaaaatacatggtTCGTTCAACACTGATGAAGGGCAGTACCAGAAAAATCTATAAAACTTGTTAAAATTACTactattattgaatattttactaTTCAGAGGAGGAttacaaagattttttttatatcgatAGAGAGACTTACTGTATTTCAATCTCATCTTTTGTCATgtcattttcatccattttgATACATTTGTAATCAGTGAATTCTCTTGTATGATATGTCAGAGAGTTGACTAAATGTAACAGAAATGTATGATACTTTTTCAGGGGGGTTTCGCATCCATGTGGTGTAACCAGTAGAGAGAGACCTGGATGTTGCAGTCAACATACTAGCTTCTATTTTTAAAGACCTTCACCTTAATTTATGCATCAGTGAATTGAGTGCACAAAACAGATTCTGATCTTGATATATTTACTTGTCGCAAAAGTAATAATGCAATTGCTTACTTTTTGAGATCATTTGACAAGGTTTTTCAATTAATCCAATGGTGCAATGCAACCATGTGCTTTtgattattgatgaaatataatcCTGTTTTTGGTCaactgattgtttgattgacaacTTGCAACTGGTCAATTGAAAAGCAACCAGTGATATCTGATACATCTTTGTCGAACATGTTTTGTGTACActgaacaacttttttattatggaATTGCAAAATctaattgtaaaaaaactctTTATAAAGGATTATACAAGTAgagtatttaaaagaaaaagactGTTGCTAGCCCTTGTGTTACACAATATGGATGCTATGACAAGTTCTTAGTCCCTGGGACTTATTGTATCCCCTTCCCTCCGTGTGTGTGAAGCCCCAGGGCCCAACCCTCACCGTAGGAGCGCCCAGGGGTGGAGATGTCACCTAGGGCTGGGGCTATGATGACTCCCTAGGGGCCGGAGAACTTGGACTGGGTTCTTTATGTGGAAGGAACACCTGAGGATCTGCATTTTTCATTTCGTGcctttgaatatttatttgttatacacTAGTGAGTGACAAGGATAGAACCACAGTAATGGCAATTACACTATTtggattaaaacattttaaagagaAAACTTGGGTTTTATACTAATTCAGAACTTAAAAGGTTATATTGAGTTCTCTTTCATTAATTACTTGTAAACTGCTCTACTAATTATTCACCTGATTTAATGAAATGATGGAATATATTCAATGGTAGATAACAATTATGCGTTTTCCTTATGTGCTTTTTTGACAAAAGAGCTCTGATGTATTTTTTCCAGACAAGCTTTTTTGCAAAACCATTAAAGTTGTCTAGATTAGAAAAAAAGAGGAATATATACtgcttttaacaaaaacattctaTTAGTACTGAAATATACCAAAGCttggaaaatatttgtacaGAATTCATGTTGAATTCCCAATCtaaaattttgatttcattatctttatttaaagaatggtaaaaacaaatatggttTTGCATGAACTGCTTCTCTGATGTTATTTCT
Above is a genomic segment from Mya arenaria isolate MELC-2E11 chromosome 2, ASM2691426v1 containing:
- the LOC128213841 gene encoding methionine-R-sulfoxide reductase B1-like; amino-acid sequence: MSFCSWGGGEKYKDHFEKGVYACSNCGTELFHSASKYNHHTPWPAFNATITPDCLSKVPESTNAIKISCAKCGNGLGHEFLGDGPKKGQSRFUIFSASLKFVEK